A section of the Phaseolus vulgaris cultivar G19833 chromosome 8, P. vulgaris v2.0, whole genome shotgun sequence genome encodes:
- the LOC137826957 gene encoding calcium uniporter protein 6, mitochondrial-like isoform X2: MWSRWWCAGGGGSLLRQRASFVFSGSHGCVGKLHPFDPLSGFGGECGGRRGGVAFVLKQMKRGVCSTTSVSCLAGDSCGNGSANNNNNNSNKSNGDNGDGTKGSPTSREAKKLMRWTSVESFKEKLVMEGKEIIPYSQFLEKCEKMGVASNAEEAAAFTQSLDDTSHILLFRNKVFLHPDKVLDPVKRAVPVSLIGDDDEVKKEEELKKLGEKKREIDELARMQVRKIQWCGLGFFVFTFGLFFRLTFWEFSWDVMEPITYFTAASFFVIGYGYSMFTSRDPTYQDLIKRLFYTRQKILCKNYNFDAVRFKELQCMCQKPFNAKAISSNGRGGEHDLEDVLRKD; the protein is encoded by the exons ATGTGGAGTAGATGGTGGTGTGCTGGTGGTGGAGGATCACTTTTGAGGCAAAGGGCGTCTTTTGTTTTCAGTGGAAGCCATGGTTGTGTGGGGAAGCTTCACCCTTTTGATCCTTTGAGCGGTTTTGGAGGGGAATGTGGTGGAAGGAGAGGAGGGGTGGCGTTTGTGTTGAAGCAGATGAAGAGGGGTGTGTGTTCCACAACTTCAGTTTCATGCCTTGCTGGTGATTCATGTGGGAATGGGAgtgctaataataataataataatagtaataaaagtaATGGTGATAATGGGGATGGAACAAAAGGGTCTCCGACTTCCCGTGAGGCTAAGAAGCTTATGAGATGGACGAGTGTGGAATCGTTCAAGGAGAAGCTTGTTATGGAGGGGAAGGAGATTATTCCCTATTCTCAGTTTCTTGAAAAGTGTGAGAAAATGGGAGTTGCAAGTAATGCTGAGGAGGCTGCAGCATTTACCCAGTCTCTTGATGATACTTCACACATTCTCCTCTTCAGAAACAAGGTCTTTCTGCATCCTGATAAG GTGCTGGATCCGGTTAAAAGAGCAGTTCCAGTGTCACTAATaggtgatgatgatgaggtaAAGAAGGAGGAGGAGCTAAAGAAGCTGGGAGAGAAGAAGAGAGAAATTGACGAGTTGGCACGCATGCAGGTGAGGAAAATCCAGTGGTGTGGACTTGGATTTTTTGTGTTTACTTTTGGACTATTCTTCAGGCTAACATTCTGGGAATTCTCATGGGATGTGATGGAACCTATCACATATTTCACTGCTGCCTCATTCTTCGTGATAGGCTATGGCTACTCCATGTTCACTTCTAGAGACCCCACTTACCAAGACTTGATCAAGAGACTCTTTTACACAAGACAGAAAATCCTTTGCAAGAACTACAATTTTGATGCTGTCAGATTCAAGGAGCTCCAATGCATGTGCCAGAAACCTTTCAATGCCAAAGCCATTTCTAGTAATGGCAGAGGGGGGGAACACGATTTGGAGGATGTTTTGCGCAAAGATTAA
- the LOC137826957 gene encoding calcium uniporter protein 6, mitochondrial-like isoform X1, giving the protein MWSRWWCAGGGGSLLRQRASFVFSGSHGCVGKLHPFDPLSGFGGECGGRRGGVAFVLKQMKRGVCSTTSVSCLAGDSCGNGSANNNNNNSNKSNGDNGDGTKGSPTSREAKKLMRWTSVESFKEKLVMEGKEIIPYSQFLEKCEKMGVASNAEEAAAFTQSLDDTSHILLFRNKVFLHPDKQVLDPVKRAVPVSLIGDDDEVKKEEELKKLGEKKREIDELARMQVRKIQWCGLGFFVFTFGLFFRLTFWEFSWDVMEPITYFTAASFFVIGYGYSMFTSRDPTYQDLIKRLFYTRQKILCKNYNFDAVRFKELQCMCQKPFNAKAISSNGRGGEHDLEDVLRKD; this is encoded by the exons ATGTGGAGTAGATGGTGGTGTGCTGGTGGTGGAGGATCACTTTTGAGGCAAAGGGCGTCTTTTGTTTTCAGTGGAAGCCATGGTTGTGTGGGGAAGCTTCACCCTTTTGATCCTTTGAGCGGTTTTGGAGGGGAATGTGGTGGAAGGAGAGGAGGGGTGGCGTTTGTGTTGAAGCAGATGAAGAGGGGTGTGTGTTCCACAACTTCAGTTTCATGCCTTGCTGGTGATTCATGTGGGAATGGGAgtgctaataataataataataatagtaataaaagtaATGGTGATAATGGGGATGGAACAAAAGGGTCTCCGACTTCCCGTGAGGCTAAGAAGCTTATGAGATGGACGAGTGTGGAATCGTTCAAGGAGAAGCTTGTTATGGAGGGGAAGGAGATTATTCCCTATTCTCAGTTTCTTGAAAAGTGTGAGAAAATGGGAGTTGCAAGTAATGCTGAGGAGGCTGCAGCATTTACCCAGTCTCTTGATGATACTTCACACATTCTCCTCTTCAGAAACAAGGTCTTTCTGCATCCTGATAAG CAGGTGCTGGATCCGGTTAAAAGAGCAGTTCCAGTGTCACTAATaggtgatgatgatgaggtaAAGAAGGAGGAGGAGCTAAAGAAGCTGGGAGAGAAGAAGAGAGAAATTGACGAGTTGGCACGCATGCAGGTGAGGAAAATCCAGTGGTGTGGACTTGGATTTTTTGTGTTTACTTTTGGACTATTCTTCAGGCTAACATTCTGGGAATTCTCATGGGATGTGATGGAACCTATCACATATTTCACTGCTGCCTCATTCTTCGTGATAGGCTATGGCTACTCCATGTTCACTTCTAGAGACCCCACTTACCAAGACTTGATCAAGAGACTCTTTTACACAAGACAGAAAATCCTTTGCAAGAACTACAATTTTGATGCTGTCAGATTCAAGGAGCTCCAATGCATGTGCCAGAAACCTTTCAATGCCAAAGCCATTTCTAGTAATGGCAGAGGGGGGGAACACGATTTGGAGGATGTTTTGCGCAAAGATTAA